A single genomic interval of Acidobacteriota bacterium harbors:
- a CDS encoding DinB family protein, with translation MSDNFSHNPLTEEAIVLLTQANQLLKRIDDEIYWCTMPPVFNYGIGSHVRHCLDFFTAFLNGVENRRIDYDTRERDELIERNRSVAIAKIDGLIEQLTALQIDEASKIMVRLEDVSVDANLWSHSTVLREMQFLLSHTVHHFALIAMMLRLQGVEVGNEFGVATSTLKRWRTA, from the coding sequence ATGTCAGATAACTTTAGCCACAACCCATTAACCGAAGAAGCAATCGTCTTGCTTACCCAAGCAAATCAATTGCTCAAACGAATCGATGATGAAATTTATTGGTGTACGATGCCGCCGGTTTTCAATTACGGCATCGGCAGCCACGTTCGCCATTGCCTGGATTTTTTCACAGCTTTTTTAAATGGCGTGGAAAACCGCCGCATTGATTACGACACGCGGGAACGCGATGAGTTGATTGAACGCAACCGCTCGGTTGCCATTGCCAAAATTGATGGGCTGATTGAACAACTCACTGCCCTCCAAATCGATGAAGCTTCAAAAATAATGGTTCGGTTGGAAGATGTTTCGGTTGATGCAAATTTATGGAGCCATTCAACGGTTTTGCGCGAGATGCAATTTTTACTGAGCCACACGGTTCACCACTTCGCCTTAATTGCCATGATGCTAAGATTGCAGGGCGTCGAAGTGGGCAATGAGTTCGGGGTTGCGACTTCGACACTCAAACGATGGAGAACCGCTTAA
- a CDS encoding GNAT family N-acyltransferase — translation MSPEHSIVLQTNELLTLTPGPPQIAISEDRYVVRFAQTPAELDAVLKLRFEVFNLELQEGLDASFQTGRDRDEFDATCHHLMLIDQETNTVVGTYRLHTSEIARLGFYSAGEFDLTHLPVEVLNQSVELGRACIADAHRSQKALFLLWKGLVAYMRLYRKRYLFGCCSLTSLDPSEGKAVMQLLAEGCHFHEEFHVPPQKDFVCFDEGFVAQPRATAKIPKLFRTYLRYGAKVCGEPAIDRLFKTIDFFVIFDLAALDALSRVFFGV, via the coding sequence ATGTCACCTGAACATTCAATTGTTTTGCAAACCAATGAGTTGTTGACGCTGACACCCGGGCCTCCGCAGATTGCTATCAGCGAAGACCGTTATGTCGTGCGATTTGCGCAAACGCCTGCCGAGTTGGACGCCGTTTTGAAACTCCGGTTTGAAGTTTTCAACCTTGAACTTCAGGAAGGACTGGATGCATCGTTTCAAACCGGACGTGACCGCGACGAATTCGATGCCACCTGTCATCACCTGATGCTCATTGACCAGGAAACCAATACAGTGGTCGGCACCTATCGTTTGCACACCAGCGAAATCGCCCGGTTGGGATTTTACTCGGCTGGCGAATTCGATTTAACGCATTTACCGGTCGAGGTTCTCAATCAAAGTGTCGAACTCGGTCGCGCCTGCATTGCCGACGCGCATCGCAGTCAAAAAGCGCTCTTTCTGTTATGGAAAGGTTTGGTGGCTTATATGCGGCTTTATCGCAAGCGTTATCTTTTTGGCTGTTGTTCGCTGACAAGCCTTGACCCAAGCGAAGGCAAAGCGGTCATGCAACTGCTTGCCGAGGGCTGCCATTTTCATGAAGAATTTCATGTGCCGCCGCAAAAAGATTTTGTCTGTTTTGACGAAGGCTTTGTCGCTCAGCCGAGAGCGACTGCCAAAATCCCAAAACTCTTCAGAACCTATTTGCGATACGGCGCGAAGGTTTGCGGCGAACCGGCGATTGACCGGTTGTTTAAAACCATTGATTTCTTCGTCATTTTCGATCTGGCGGCGCTCGATGCCTTGAGTCGAGTTTTTTTCGGCGTGTGA
- a CDS encoding CerR family C-terminal domain-containing protein → MARLKTDDPIVRANILAAAEELIAERGLAAASIRDIAATAGVTSAMVHYYFGSKDGLYRAMLENAVESVRSFIAAVSATPAPAPAKLAQFIEGEVHYILSHPKLARILLREMLAGGKELIKIFQQYPVNNYLMLRQLIGDGVKRKELRPVDIDLAPLSLMGMMMIFHAFRPVIAMALGKPEYDEAFIKRVATHTANLYLNGVAATETLPEKLNHRRAKPISQTASSAKRKPTPNSKKQVKR, encoded by the coding sequence ATGGCGAGATTAAAGACCGATGATCCGATTGTCAGAGCCAATATTCTGGCGGCAGCCGAAGAATTGATTGCCGAGCGTGGGCTTGCCGCCGCGTCGATTCGTGACATTGCCGCAACTGCCGGGGTCACTTCGGCGATGGTGCATTATTATTTTGGCAGTAAAGACGGGCTGTATCGCGCGATGCTTGAAAACGCCGTGGAATCGGTACGTTCGTTTATTGCCGCGGTTTCTGCAACTCCTGCGCCTGCGCCCGCGAAACTTGCGCAATTTATCGAAGGCGAAGTTCATTACATCCTTTCACATCCGAAACTGGCGCGCATTCTGCTGCGCGAAATGCTCGCAGGCGGTAAAGAACTCATTAAAATTTTTCAACAATATCCGGTCAACAATTATTTAATGCTCAGACAATTGATTGGCGACGGCGTCAAGCGCAAAGAATTACGCCCGGTTGATATTGATCTGGCGCCGCTCAGTTTGATGGGCATGATGATGATTTTTCATGCCTTTCGCCCGGTGATTGCAATGGCGCTTGGCAAACCCGAATACGACGAAGCCTTCATCAAACGGGTCGCAACCCATACGGCAAACCTTTATTTGAATGGCGTAGCGGCGACCGAAACGCTGCCTGAAAAATTAAATCATCGGCGCGCCAAACCCATTTCTCAAACGGCTTCATCCGCAAAACGTAAGCCAACCCCGAATTCCAAAAAGCAGGTGAAACGATGA
- a CDS encoding lysophospholipid acyltransferase family protein encodes MKKPLRLTFRLLTIGASTLGLYLLWLTGLPLVFAFKNLRYSWRNWIFRTWGKTLARFAGLRLTIEGTPPRAPFFLVSNHLSYTDIIVFASQLDCVFVSKSDVKDWPGIGFLARSMGIIFIDRTRKQDIPRVIELIENAWQKRQGVVVFPEGTSSKGDTVLPFKPSLLEPAVKTGLPVSYASISYQTPPDEPPAHLSVCWWGDMEFASHAIALFRLRRIDAKVVFGEQTFSADDRKILAQRLRAAIIEQFTPVVTTEEECQITLATTH; translated from the coding sequence ATGAAAAAACCATTGCGTCTTACATTTCGATTGCTCACCATCGGTGCAAGCACCCTGGGGCTTTACCTGCTCTGGCTTACGGGCTTGCCACTGGTGTTTGCCTTCAAAAACCTGCGCTACAGTTGGCGCAACTGGATATTTCGCACCTGGGGAAAGACCCTTGCGCGATTTGCCGGACTGCGACTCACCATCGAAGGCACGCCACCTCGCGCGCCATTTTTTCTGGTATCCAATCATTTGAGTTACACCGACATCATTGTTTTCGCTTCACAACTTGATTGCGTTTTCGTATCCAAAAGCGATGTTAAAGATTGGCCCGGCATAGGCTTTTTAGCCCGTAGCATGGGGATTATTTTCATCGACCGCACGCGCAAACAGGATATTCCGCGCGTCATCGAGTTGATTGAAAATGCCTGGCAGAAGCGGCAAGGCGTCGTGGTTTTCCCCGAAGGCACCAGTTCAAAAGGCGACACGGTGTTGCCGTTTAAACCGTCGCTGCTTGAGCCTGCGGTAAAAACCGGACTGCCGGTAAGCTATGCCAGCATCTCATATCAAACGCCGCCCGATGAACCGCCCGCCCACCTGTCCGTTTGCTGGTGGGGCGATATGGAATTTGCTTCGCACGCCATTGCCCTATTTCGCTTGCGCAGGATTGATGCGAAAGTGGTTTTCGGTGAGCAAACCTTTAGTGCAGATGATCGTAAAATTCTGGCGCAAAGATTACGCGCCGCTATCATTGAGCAATTCACTCCCGTTGTGACGACAGAGGAAGAATGTCAGATAACTTTAGCCACAACCCATTAA
- a CDS encoding efflux RND transporter periplasmic adaptor subunit, protein MKSSFRKIILLAIVILIAVAAVATWKYVSAREPANRLVLSGTIEADEIHVGSKVGGRIAEVLVKEGQQIKTGDPLIRFESYDLDAKRNDALAAIAAAEANLQKLQNGFRPEEIAEARAQAEAAWMNYELARNGPRTQEIAAAQDELDAANADYEVAKANFARIEKLSREGIASRQDYDTAKANMDRARGKRDAARQKLDMLREGTRREDIARAERQYRQAAAQKQLMERGSRKEDIDAAKAQLTRARATLSQIETQMNELEVKAPADAYVEVLRVRPGDLIAPNSPVATLIELDRLWVQVYVPEPEKGFVQREQEVSVTVDSFPKETFKGKVESIASKGEFTPRNVQTREERNHQVFGVRVRLDNSSRKLSAGMAADVEISK, encoded by the coding sequence ATGAAGAGCAGTTTTAGAAAAATTATTCTTTTAGCAATCGTCATTCTCATCGCCGTAGCGGCAGTCGCGACCTGGAAATATGTTTCCGCCCGCGAACCGGCAAATCGGCTGGTGCTTTCCGGCACCATCGAAGCCGATGAAATTCATGTTGGCTCGAAAGTTGGCGGACGCATTGCTGAAGTCCTGGTTAAAGAAGGTCAGCAAATTAAAACCGGCGACCCGCTCATCCGTTTTGAAAGTTACGATTTGGATGCCAAACGCAATGACGCTCTTGCTGCCATCGCCGCCGCCGAAGCTAACCTGCAAAAATTACAAAACGGCTTTCGCCCGGAAGAGATTGCCGAAGCCCGCGCTCAAGCCGAAGCCGCCTGGATGAATTATGAACTGGCGCGCAACGGACCCCGCACGCAGGAAATCGCCGCCGCCCAGGATGAACTCGACGCCGCCAATGCCGATTACGAGGTCGCCAAAGCCAATTTTGCGCGCATTGAAAAACTGAGTCGTGAAGGCATCGCCTCGCGGCAGGATTATGACACCGCGAAAGCCAATATGGATCGCGCGCGCGGCAAACGCGATGCGGCGCGACAGAAACTCGATATGTTGCGCGAAGGCACACGCCGGGAGGATATTGCCCGCGCCGAACGTCAATACAGGCAAGCCGCCGCCCAAAAACAGTTGATGGAACGCGGTTCGCGCAAAGAAGACATCGATGCGGCGAAAGCCCAACTCACGCGAGCCCGCGCCACGCTCTCGCAAATTGAAACGCAGATGAATGAGTTGGAAGTCAAAGCGCCAGCCGATGCCTATGTTGAAGTGCTGCGGGTGCGACCGGGCGATTTGATTGCGCCCAATTCACCGGTGGCAACGCTCATCGAACTTGATCGTTTGTGGGTGCAGGTCTATGTGCCCGAACCGGAAAAAGGCTTTGTGCAACGCGAACAGGAAGTGAGCGTCACGGTTGATTCATTTCCCAAAGAGACTTTCAAAGGAAAAGTTGAAAGCATCGCTTCCAAAGGGGAATTCACGCCGCGCAATGTACAGACCCGCGAAGAACGCAATCATCAGGTATTCGGTGTGCGCGTGCGGTTGGATAACAGTTCACGAAAGTTGAGCGCCGGAATGGCTGCGGATGTGGAAATTAGTAAATAG
- a CDS encoding ABC transporter permease — MFKGFGSVFYKEIIQITRDPLTLMLMLLIPMIQLTVFGYAINTDIRNIKTAVYDLDQHRESRELLAAFQNTDYFNIVEYVDSDEALNHAIVAGRVKVGIKIPPDYSDRLATNRQATVLVLIDGSDSTVATQSLTVSNSVGMQESLSRITEQLQQNGLQIPIEMRPKMLFNPDSRSANFMVPGLVAVILQLVTTLLTAFSIVRERERGTLEQLLVTPIKPFGLMMGKLLPYGLIGFFETCTVLTAMRVIFQVPINGSVILLLLLCILFLFTALAIGLLISTKAQNQVQAFQMAFLIMLPSILLSGFMFPRDSMPLPMKAIGYIIPATHFIQILRGIVLRGATFFDLLEEVIVLTVMGVLLLILSALRFRKKIV, encoded by the coding sequence ATGTTCAAAGGATTCGGTTCGGTTTTTTATAAAGAGATTATTCAAATCACCCGCGACCCGTTGACCTTGATGTTGATGTTGCTCATCCCGATGATTCAACTGACGGTGTTCGGCTATGCCATCAATACCGATATTCGTAACATCAAGACGGCGGTTTATGATTTAGACCAACACCGCGAATCGCGTGAACTGCTGGCGGCTTTTCAAAACACCGATTATTTCAACATTGTCGAGTATGTCGATTCCGACGAAGCGTTGAACCATGCGATTGTTGCGGGTCGCGTCAAAGTCGGCATCAAAATTCCGCCCGATTATTCAGACCGCCTGGCAACCAATCGGCAGGCAACCGTGCTGGTGTTAATTGATGGGTCGGATTCGACGGTCGCAACGCAAAGCCTGACGGTTTCAAATTCCGTAGGCATGCAGGAATCGCTGAGTCGCATCACCGAACAATTGCAACAAAACGGTCTGCAAATTCCCATAGAGATGCGCCCTAAGATGCTGTTTAATCCCGATTCGCGTTCGGCAAATTTCATGGTGCCGGGACTGGTCGCAGTGATTTTGCAACTGGTCACCACCTTGCTGACGGCTTTTTCGATTGTCCGCGAACGCGAACGCGGAACGCTTGAACAATTATTGGTCACGCCAATTAAACCGTTCGGACTGATGATGGGAAAACTGTTGCCTTACGGACTGATTGGATTTTTTGAAACCTGTACGGTGCTTACGGCAATGCGGGTGATTTTTCAGGTGCCGATTAACGGCTCAGTGATACTGCTATTACTGCTTTGCATTCTGTTTTTATTTACGGCGCTGGCAATCGGGTTGTTGATTTCCACCAAGGCGCAAAATCAGGTGCAAGCTTTTCAAATGGCATTTCTGATTATGTTGCCTTCGATTCTGCTTTCCGGGTTTATGTTTCCGCGCGATTCGATGCCCTTGCCCATGAAAGCCATCGGCTACATCATCCCGGCAACTCACTTTATTCAAATTCTTCGCGGCATCGTTTTACGCGGCGCGACCTTTTTTGATTTGCTGGAAGAAGTAATCGTGCTTACGGTGATGGGCGTGTTGTTATTGATATTGAGCGCCCTGCGCTTTCGCAAGAAGATTGTTTAA
- a CDS encoding MBL fold metallo-hydrolase, whose amino-acid sequence MGLFLKQLLAGRDFAKGDSVATGMANFIYVVGDDETRECLVVDPAWDVEGILDYLDNHDFKLAGALATHYHPDHVGGTFLGYTVEGITKLMEQRPVPVHVNAHEAEWVKEITGISENDLRKQAGGDEILIGNHRLTFLHTPGHTPGSQCFLVDGNLISGDTLFIGGCGRVDLPGSDPEQMYYSLTQVLAKLSDETVLYPGHHYAAKMVSTMGDEKRSNFYMKMKSLDDWLSLMGG is encoded by the coding sequence ATGGGACTTTTCTTGAAACAACTGTTAGCCGGACGCGATTTTGCCAAAGGCGATAGCGTGGCAACCGGGATGGCGAATTTTATTTATGTGGTCGGCGATGATGAAACGCGGGAATGTCTGGTGGTCGACCCGGCATGGGATGTTGAAGGCATTTTGGATTATCTCGACAATCACGATTTCAAACTCGCGGGTGCGCTGGCGACCCATTATCACCCGGATCACGTCGGCGGAACATTTTTAGGCTACACGGTTGAAGGCATCACGAAATTGATGGAGCAAAGACCGGTGCCGGTTCACGTCAACGCGCACGAGGCTGAATGGGTAAAAGAAATCACCGGCATTTCTGAAAACGACCTGCGAAAGCAGGCAGGCGGCGATGAAATCTTAATTGGCAATCACCGGTTGACCTTTCTTCATACCCCGGGGCACACACCCGGCAGCCAGTGTTTTCTGGTTGACGGCAATCTGATTTCCGGGGATACGTTGTTTATTGGGGGATGCGGGCGAGTGGATTTGCCCGGCAGCGACCCCGAACAGATGTATTATTCGCTCACTCAAGTGTTGGCGAAACTTTCCGATGAGACGGTGCTTTATCCCGGTCATCATTACGCCGCGAAAATGGTGAGCACGATGGGCGATGAAAAACGCAGCAATTTTTATATGAAGATGAAAAGCCTGGATGACTGGTTGAGTTTAATGGGCGGGTAA
- a CDS encoding ABC transporter ATP-binding protein — MNAIEINGLTKKFGNFTAVSDVSFNVHKGEIFGFLGPNGSGKSTIIRMLCGLLAPTAGGARVLDFDIEKQSDDIRQNIGYMSQQFSLYQDLTVRENINFYAQVYGLKGDYFKQRRQAVIDLTHIEQFTDRRAGTLSGGWKQRLALACALVHKPKIIFLDEPTAGIDPVARRELWDLFFQLASEGMTLFVTTHYMDEAERCARVGYIYNSKLITCGEPDDLKRLPEVTPDDAKWVEVFCPNTTIALGELKRATYVKGATIFGQSIHLLMDKNQPLEAIQKTLSAIGIHGVEVAPARPSLEDVFVSLTKRYSTNGNK, encoded by the coding sequence ATGAATGCAATTGAAATCAACGGACTGACGAAAAAATTCGGCAACTTCACGGCGGTGAGTGATGTGAGTTTCAATGTTCACAAAGGTGAAATTTTTGGTTTTCTGGGACCGAATGGGTCAGGCAAATCAACCATCATACGAATGCTCTGCGGCTTGCTTGCGCCGACTGCCGGGGGCGCAAGGGTTTTGGATTTCGATATTGAAAAACAATCCGATGATATACGTCAAAACATCGGTTATATGTCGCAACAGTTCAGCCTCTATCAGGATTTGACGGTGCGCGAAAACATCAATTTTTACGCGCAGGTTTACGGTTTAAAAGGCGATTATTTTAAACAGCGGCGGCAAGCGGTTATTGATTTAACCCATATTGAACAATTCACCGACCGTCGCGCCGGCACCTTGTCGGGGGGTTGGAAACAGCGGCTCGCGCTCGCCTGTGCGCTGGTGCATAAACCGAAAATTATTTTTCTGGATGAACCGACCGCCGGTATCGATCCGGTGGCGCGGCGCGAACTCTGGGATTTATTTTTTCAACTGGCAAGCGAAGGCATGACACTGTTCGTCACGACGCATTATATGGATGAAGCCGAACGTTGCGCGCGCGTCGGTTACATCTATAACTCGAAACTGATTACCTGCGGCGAGCCGGATGATTTGAAACGATTGCCGGAGGTGACGCCTGACGATGCAAAATGGGTAGAAGTCTTTTGCCCCAATACGACCATTGCGCTCGGCGAGTTGAAACGCGCCACCTATGTCAAAGGCGCGACGATTTTCGGGCAATCGATTCATCTATTGATGGACAAAAACCAGCCGCTCGAAGCCATTCAAAAAACCCTTTCGGCGATTGGCATTCACGGCGTAGAAGTCGCTCCGGCGCGCCCTTCGCTTGAAGATGTGTTCGTGAGTTTAACGAAACGTTATTCAACCAATGGCAATAAATGA